From one Babesia bovis T2Bo chromosome 3, whole genome shotgun sequence genomic stretch:
- a CDS encoding Ubiquinol-cytochrome C chaperone family protein: MTMNNSGLSGSLSLYRCILPRYMTNSIRHFNINGLYLSKYNGGWLYRDRTFSIDKRFPSQLSHHDSTRDTSLLASSSGTHDSQLDVHTSDSVVETSYEIEYCNEILSDPVSDVSLEETAKFLIPYPNCDRTHLFDYITRPFRQSYMFEPAVVMIQLCVERLENEELTNKFAISPGFNDRAYFLFLHIWLLHRRAMKELPLGILLDRYLFRCAFELLSEWLVKRGIPEHRFKSERENCQAFMMKFLVELDQCTLDEDLYAYKISRTLHYHLYEENIDEQTLCLLVKYIMRQFTHISNLESKHFLDAMFLWADHESICKPQRLLKRAMPQLIKYGGYKGPSPETVALGAGSDKIETSTGRSTNRITNS, from the exons ATGACAATGAATAACTCAGGTTTGTCTGGATCTCTCTCTCTATACCGTTGCATCCTTCCGAGATATATGACCAACTCTATTAGGCATTTCAATATAAATGGCCTTTATCTGTCGAAATACAACGGGGGATGGTTATATAGGGACAGGACTTTCTCTATTGATAAACGTTTTCCCAGCCAATTGTCACATCATGATTCCACAAGGGATACATCGTTACTTGCGTCCTCTTCGGGTACACATGACAGTCAGTTGGATGTGCATACTTCTGATAGTGTAGTTGAAACAAGTTATGAGATTGAATATTGCAACGAGATCCTGTCTGATCCTGTTAGTGACGTCAGTTTAGAAGAAACTGCGAAATTTCTAATTCCTTATCCAAATTGTGATCGAACACATCTATTTGATTACATAACTCGTCCTTTTAG GCAAAGTTACATGTTTGAGCCAGCCGTGGTGATGATACAACTATGCGTTGAGCGTTTAGAAAATGAGGAGTTGACGAATAAGTTTGCCATCAGCCCTGGATTCAATGACCGTGCttattttttatttttacaTATTTGGTTACTACACCGACGTGCAATGAAGGAGTTGCCGTTGGGGATTTTGCTGGACAGATATTTATTCCGCTGCGCATTTGAGTTACTAAGTGAATGGCTTGTTAAGAGAGGTATTCCCGAACATCGTTTCAAGAGTGAACGTGAAAATTGTCAGGCATTCATGATGAAATTTCTGGTTGAATTGGATCAGTGTACCTTAGACGAAGACTTGTATGCGTATAAGATTTCCAGGACGCTTCACTATCACTTGTATGAAGAGAACATTGATGAGCAAACACTATGTCTTCTTGTGAAATACATAATGCGTCAATTTACTCACATATCTAACTTGGAAAGCAAGCACTTTCTGGACGCGATGTTTTTATGGGCTGACCACGAGTCCATATGCAAACCTCAACGTCTGTTGAAACGAGCAATGCCACAGCTGATTAAATACGGAG GTTACAAAGGACCCTCTCCGGAAACAGTTGCCTTAGGTGCCGGTTCAGACAAAATCGAAACGAGCACAGGACGCTCAACAAATCGCATTACGAACTCTTAA